In a single window of the Salvelinus alpinus chromosome 15, SLU_Salpinus.1, whole genome shotgun sequence genome:
- the LOC139540298 gene encoding caveolin-2-like, whose amino-acid sequence MGLERENYETSIIMDEDEFNRSIEPILSKKDYVYAAIPDRDPNDINAHLKVGFDDVIAEPSSSHSFDRVWIGSHAVFELFKYVFYRILTTILAVPMAFIIGIVFGVLSCIHIWVLMPVVRSCLMALPSVQVVWSSLTDIFVTPLFHSMGRCLSSVHVKAMDN is encoded by the exons ATGGGTCTCGAAAGGGAGAATTACGAGACGAGTATCATCATGGACGAGGACGAGTTCAACAGATCAATAGAACCGATTTTGTCGAAAAAAGACTACGTCTACGCGGCGATCCCAGACCGAGATCCCAATGACATAAACGCGCACTTAAAG GTTGGTTTTGACGATGTGATCGCAGAGCCCAGTTCCAGCCACAGCTTCGACAGAGTATGGATAGGAAGCCACGCCGTCTTCGAACTGTTCAAATATGTATTCTACCGAATACTGACCACCATCCTCGCCGTTCCCATGGCATTTATCATCGGGATAGTCTTCGGGGTCCTCAGCTGTATTCATATTTG GGTGTTGATGCCGGTGGTGCGGAGCTGTCTGATGGCCCTGCCCTCTGTCCAGGTGGTCTGGAGCAGCCTTACAGACATTTTTGTCACCCCCCTCTTCCACAGTATGGGCaggtgtctgtcctctgtccacGTCAAGGCCATGGACAACTGA